The Pontibacillus halophilus JSM 076056 = DSM 19796 genome has a segment encoding these proteins:
- a CDS encoding pseudouridine synthase, which yields MSEGKERLQKVIANSGVTSRRKAETLIVEGKVQVNGKTVKELGTKVSPNDEIVVEGVPLEKEEPVHYLLYKPRGVISSVKDDKGRKVVTDFLPEVEERIYPVGRLDYDTSGLIVLTNDGDFAQSLMHPKHELDKVYVAKLKGIPSKEQLRQLTKGVYSDGDKLKAIRQKLLSADRQKGTSIVELVLHEGKNRQVRRMFEALGFKVDKLKREQYGFLTTEGLQPGEARKLTPYEVKRLRNMSEQNVN from the coding sequence ATGTCTGAAGGAAAAGAACGACTACAGAAAGTAATCGCCAATAGTGGTGTGACATCAAGAAGAAAAGCCGAAACACTCATCGTTGAAGGGAAAGTTCAAGTGAACGGTAAAACGGTGAAAGAATTAGGCACGAAAGTATCGCCTAACGACGAAATAGTTGTAGAAGGCGTGCCACTCGAGAAAGAAGAGCCAGTACATTACTTGCTTTATAAGCCAAGAGGCGTCATTTCTAGTGTGAAAGATGACAAAGGACGTAAAGTCGTGACGGACTTCTTACCTGAAGTAGAAGAGCGGATCTATCCTGTGGGCCGACTTGATTACGATACATCAGGGCTTATTGTGCTAACAAATGACGGGGATTTCGCGCAGTCTCTTATGCACCCGAAACACGAGCTAGACAAAGTATATGTTGCGAAACTGAAAGGGATTCCTTCGAAAGAACAATTGCGACAACTGACAAAGGGAGTATACTCGGATGGGGACAAGTTGAAAGCAATTCGCCAGAAGCTACTCTCAGCCGACCGTCAAAAAGGCACATCGATTGTTGAACTTGTCCTTCATGAAGGGAAGAACCGTCAAGTCCGCCGTATGTTTGAAGCGCTTGGATTTAAAGTAGACAAGCTGAAGCGTGAACAGTATGGCTTCTTAACTACAGAGGGACTGCAACCTGGTGAAGCTAGAAAGCTTACACCATACGAAGTGAAGCGTCTTCGAAATATGTCTGAGCAAAATGTTAACTAA
- a CDS encoding spore maturation protein, producing the protein MTFVTTVSTWIIPLLILTVLLYGTWKRVPTYETFVEGGKEGVKMAISLLPFLLGMMVSIAIFRASGAMEAFVSMLSPVLAFVGIPSDIVPLALVRPISGTAALGMTTELIQTFGPDSFIGRLASTMQGSTDTTLYVLTVYFGAVGIKKMGDALKVGLIADFIGIIASIIIVTIIFGT; encoded by the coding sequence ATGACGTTTGTCACGACAGTTAGTACATGGATAATCCCACTTCTTATTCTTACGGTATTGTTATATGGAACGTGGAAGCGTGTGCCCACGTATGAGACGTTCGTAGAAGGCGGTAAAGAAGGGGTGAAGATGGCCATTTCTTTATTGCCATTTTTATTAGGGATGATGGTGTCGATTGCAATCTTTCGTGCTTCCGGTGCCATGGAAGCCTTTGTTAGCATGCTTTCTCCCGTTTTAGCATTTGTAGGGATCCCATCTGATATTGTCCCGCTCGCCCTCGTCCGACCAATCTCAGGTACGGCAGCGCTTGGTATGACGACAGAACTCATTCAAACGTTCGGTCCAGATTCGTTTATAGGTAGGCTTGCGTCAACCATGCAAGGAAGTACGGACACGACGTTATATGTGTTAACCGTCTATTTTGGTGCAGTCGGAATTAAGAAAATGGGGGATGCTTTAAAGGTTGGACTAATTGCCGACTTTATTGGTATAATAGCCTCAATCATCATTGTTACCATCATATTTGGAACATGA
- a CDS encoding nucleoside recognition domain-containing protein, giving the protein MVNYIWVGMAVIGIFYAMLTGRMEDVNEALFKSADDAVMLSISLISVLVFWLGLMRIAEVSGLLRKLTKLLRPIVTRFFPDIPPDHPAMGYILSNFTANLFGLGNAATPMGLKAMEQMKKLSGTDEASRSMITFLAINTSSVTLIPTTVIAIRMKYGSAEPTEIVGTTILATLVSTIGALLVDRLFYYRRVRRGKG; this is encoded by the coding sequence ATGGTCAATTATATCTGGGTTGGGATGGCGGTTATCGGAATCTTCTATGCGATGCTTACAGGAAGAATGGAAGACGTGAATGAGGCATTGTTCAAAAGCGCAGACGATGCCGTCATGCTCTCCATCAGCTTGATAAGTGTGCTTGTCTTCTGGCTCGGATTAATGAGGATTGCTGAGGTATCCGGGCTGCTACGAAAGCTGACCAAGCTGTTACGGCCTATTGTTACGCGGTTCTTTCCAGATATTCCACCCGACCACCCAGCGATGGGGTATATTCTCTCAAACTTTACGGCGAATTTATTCGGTCTTGGCAACGCCGCGACTCCGATGGGGTTGAAAGCGATGGAGCAGATGAAGAAACTGAGCGGGACGGATGAAGCGAGTCGGTCCATGATTACATTTCTTGCCATTAACACCTCAAGCGTTACATTAATTCCGACCACAGTCATTGCCATTCGAATGAAATATGGTTCTGCTGAGCCTACGGAGATTGTAGGGACGACCATCCTTGCCACGCTCGTCTCGACAATCGGTGCGCTCCTCGTTGATCGCTTGTTTTATTACCGGAGAGTAAGGAGGGGGAAAGGATGA
- a CDS encoding D-alanyl-D-alanine carboxypeptidase family protein — protein MWRRKVQVGVILILLLVVCMPPSIAAAPSVSARNAVLMEQSTGRVLFEKAGHEQRNIASITKIMTAIIAIESGMLKEKVEVSHRAVYTEGSSVYLKEGQEILLEDLVYGLMLRSGNDAAMAIAEHVGGSMEGFVVLMNEKAEWIGMTNSSFANPHGLDQENHYSTAYDMALLTRYAMDNDLFRKVSRTESYRSKSVPYPWGNKNKMLTRYYEFSTGGKTGFTKSAGRTLVSTAEKDGMELIMVTLNAPDDWNDHTYSFEWGFENYSMKELAPEGKTELPNEEGTTGYLWNEVRLPLAAQEFGQIEERIHYFGDLSLLETGGVIGKKEYYLNGEPIQSVSIMGSPNPERESFMKRATNMLQRLMGFQ, from the coding sequence ATGTGGAGAAGAAAAGTTCAAGTGGGAGTGATACTCATTCTCCTTCTTGTTGTTTGTATGCCACCATCTATTGCAGCAGCGCCATCCGTTTCTGCGCGGAATGCTGTCTTAATGGAGCAATCGACAGGGAGGGTGCTCTTTGAGAAGGCAGGACATGAACAACGCAATATTGCAAGCATCACGAAGATTATGACGGCCATCATTGCGATTGAATCCGGTATGCTGAAAGAAAAAGTAGAAGTGTCTCATCGTGCGGTATACACAGAAGGCTCCTCGGTGTATTTGAAAGAAGGACAAGAGATCTTGTTGGAAGATTTAGTGTACGGGCTAATGCTTCGGTCTGGGAACGATGCTGCTATGGCAATTGCTGAACATGTAGGGGGAAGTATGGAAGGATTCGTTGTTCTAATGAATGAGAAGGCAGAATGGATTGGAATGACCAATTCAAGCTTCGCCAATCCTCATGGTTTAGACCAAGAGAATCACTATTCTACTGCATACGATATGGCGCTTCTCACTCGCTATGCGATGGATAATGACTTGTTCAGGAAAGTCTCACGTACAGAAAGTTATCGCTCGAAGTCAGTGCCTTATCCTTGGGGAAATAAAAACAAGATGTTGACGAGGTATTATGAGTTCAGTACTGGAGGGAAGACAGGGTTCACCAAATCGGCTGGTAGAACGCTCGTATCAACTGCTGAGAAGGATGGCATGGAATTGATTATGGTTACGTTAAACGCTCCAGATGATTGGAATGACCATACGTATTCATTCGAGTGGGGATTTGAGAATTACTCGATGAAAGAGCTTGCTCCAGAAGGGAAAACGGAACTACCGAATGAAGAAGGGACTACGGGGTATTTATGGAACGAAGTGAGATTGCCGCTAGCCGCCCAGGAGTTTGGGCAAATTGAAGAGCGCATTCATTACTTTGGAGATTTATCCTTGCTTGAGACAGGTGGGGTAATTGGGAAGAAGGAGTATTATTTGAACGGTGAGCCTATCCAATCCGTCTCTATCATGGGCTCCCCAAATCCAGAGCGTGAATCGTTTATGAAACGGGCGACGAACATGCTTCAACGATTGATGGGGTTCCAGTAA
- a CDS encoding superoxide dismutase: MRSKKQEYVKELVEWGESIEASLTSIEQDTGEWKAWKKDFSDWKEKARDVSQQDTISDEDIQRLQLQAKKLLDVLQQFNTSEEHRATDSVPIGKHTLPPLPYSYDALEPYISKEIMKLHHDQHHQSYVEGLNEAEQQLQQLRKTGKNRLIRYWLRQQAFHGSGHFLHTIFWNSMSPNGGGKPKGDLLQRINRDFGSYSAFKRQFSEAAKSVEAVGWALLVWELRSGRLAIQTAEKHQQMALWDVIPILLLDVWEHAYYLQYDNKRGEYVDNWWNIVNWRNAEKRFNRVKNLTWELF, from the coding sequence ATGAGATCAAAGAAGCAGGAGTATGTGAAAGAGTTAGTTGAATGGGGAGAGTCAATTGAAGCATCACTTACATCCATAGAGCAAGATACTGGAGAGTGGAAGGCGTGGAAGAAAGACTTTAGCGACTGGAAAGAGAAGGCAAGGGACGTCTCTCAACAAGATACAATCAGTGACGAGGACATTCAACGTCTTCAGCTACAAGCAAAGAAGTTATTGGATGTGTTACAGCAATTCAACACAAGTGAGGAACACCGTGCCACGGATTCAGTACCGATTGGGAAGCACACGCTGCCACCACTTCCTTACTCATACGATGCGCTAGAACCCTATATCTCTAAAGAAATTATGAAGCTTCACCATGATCAACATCACCAAAGCTATGTGGAGGGGCTGAATGAAGCAGAACAGCAGTTACAACAGTTGAGGAAGACGGGTAAAAATCGTCTTATCAGATACTGGCTCCGTCAACAAGCGTTTCATGGGTCAGGTCACTTTCTTCACACCATCTTTTGGAATAGCATGAGTCCAAATGGGGGAGGGAAACCAAAAGGAGACCTCTTACAAAGAATCAACCGTGATTTCGGCAGCTATAGTGCCTTTAAACGCCAGTTTTCTGAGGCTGCTAAATCAGTTGAGGCAGTAGGGTGGGCGCTGCTTGTATGGGAATTACGTTCTGGTAGACTCGCCATTCAAACGGCTGAGAAACATCAACAGATGGCATTGTGGGATGTGATCCCGATTCTTCTATTGGATGTGTGGGAACATGCTTATTATTTGCAGTATGACAACAAGCGAGGAGAATACGTCGACAATTGGTGGAATATCGTCAATTGGCGTAATGCTGAGAAGCGATTTAACCGAGTGAAGAACCTGACTTGGGAATTATTTTAG
- the scpB gene encoding SMC-Scp complex subunit ScpB, translating into MEQQNYTAIVEGLLFAAGDEGLTLKQLAEIMELEDWEVESVLSELKESMNSHSRGLTIMQSKQHYHLTTKPDYSYYFQRMVESPQASRLSQAALETLAIIAYQQPITRTEVEEVRGVKSERPIQTLVNRNLVEEQGRKDAVGRPRLYGTTRDFLTYFGLTSIEELPPLPEELQQDAFEQDADLFFESITDDENKETDPFQ; encoded by the coding sequence ATGGAACAGCAGAATTACACAGCGATTGTAGAAGGGTTGCTCTTCGCAGCAGGTGATGAAGGGCTAACCTTGAAACAACTTGCTGAGATTATGGAACTGGAAGATTGGGAGGTTGAAAGTGTCCTGTCTGAACTAAAGGAATCTATGAATAGCCATTCCCGTGGACTTACGATTATGCAGTCCAAGCAACATTATCACTTAACAACTAAACCTGATTATTCCTACTATTTCCAGCGTATGGTGGAATCACCTCAAGCTTCTCGTTTATCTCAGGCCGCTCTTGAGACATTAGCGATTATCGCTTATCAACAGCCTATTACTCGCACAGAAGTTGAAGAAGTGCGCGGGGTGAAGAGTGAGCGCCCGATTCAAACGCTCGTGAATCGTAATCTTGTAGAAGAGCAAGGTCGTAAGGATGCAGTTGGTCGTCCTCGCTTATACGGGACAACCCGTGATTTTCTAACGTATTTCGGACTGACATCTATTGAGGAGCTCCCTCCTTTACCTGAAGAACTTCAGCAAGATGCCTTTGAACAAGATGCAGATTTATTCTTTGAATCTATAACAGATGATGAGAATAAAGAAACCGATCCTTTCCAATAA
- a CDS encoding segregation/condensation protein A, with translation MNQSYTVKLDSFEGPLDLLLHLINRYEIDIYDIPVKTITEQYMAYVRTMQELELNIASEYLVMAATLLAMKSGMLLPNQEIEVEDDEYEEEDPREQLMNQLLQYRKYKEAAQTLKERENDTHQIFTRPAQSLDEYRTKEEDGLTQGEVTVYDMIGAMKNMLKRKQWDQPLEARVERQEIPISERMEEVLTKVRGAKSGIHFTELFPVPTRSHVVVTFIAILELMKNRSIYCEQQHHFEDIVIYQLEE, from the coding sequence ATGAATCAAAGCTATACAGTAAAGTTGGATTCCTTTGAGGGTCCTCTCGATTTGCTCTTACATTTAATCAATCGGTATGAGATTGACATTTATGATATACCAGTCAAGACCATCACAGAACAGTATATGGCTTATGTTCGAACCATGCAGGAGCTAGAATTAAATATTGCAAGTGAATACTTAGTGATGGCTGCGACGCTACTTGCAATGAAAAGTGGGATGCTTCTTCCGAATCAAGAGATTGAAGTGGAAGATGATGAGTATGAGGAGGAGGACCCACGGGAGCAGTTAATGAACCAGCTTCTTCAATACCGAAAGTATAAAGAAGCTGCCCAAACACTGAAGGAACGTGAGAATGACACGCACCAAATCTTTACACGCCCGGCTCAAAGTCTAGATGAGTATCGAACCAAAGAGGAAGATGGACTGACTCAAGGAGAAGTAACCGTCTATGACATGATTGGTGCAATGAAGAATATGCTGAAACGAAAGCAATGGGACCAGCCGCTTGAAGCGCGTGTAGAGCGGCAAGAGATTCCGATATCTGAACGAATGGAAGAAGTGCTTACGAAGGTGCGAGGGGCTAAGTCCGGCATTCATTTCACCGAATTGTTTCCAGTACCTACACGATCGCATGTCGTGGTCACTTTCATTGCCATTCTAGAACTGATGAAGAATCGCTCCATTTATTGTGAACAACAACACCATTTTGAAGATATTGTGATTTATCAGTTGGAGGAGTAA
- a CDS encoding YjcZ family sporulation protein — protein MSGGYGYGGGFALIVVLFILLIIVGAAYLY, from the coding sequence ATGAGCGGTGGATACGGATATGGCGGCGGTTTCGCGCTAATCGTTGTATTGTTCATCTTGTTAATTATTGTCGGTGCTGCATACTTGTACTAG
- a CDS encoding DUF309 domain-containing protein, with protein sequence MYDQAYIEYLAHFHSTRDYFECHEILEDRWKEEGTLDKDSIWVGFIQLAVTLYHHRRGNFEGAKRTLKKSRQALQQHDHELNHTFSLDSSKLMALLNEIKGNLEEQKDYQSVQLPIVDPTLLTLVTDECTKLGATFGAVSDFTDRLIIDRHRERDRSEVIEERERQLNLRKGLRQS encoded by the coding sequence ATGTACGATCAAGCCTATATTGAATATCTTGCCCATTTCCACAGTACTCGAGATTATTTCGAATGTCACGAAATTCTTGAGGATCGGTGGAAAGAAGAAGGCACGCTAGACAAAGATTCCATTTGGGTTGGCTTTATCCAACTAGCTGTAACGCTGTATCACCATCGACGAGGTAACTTTGAGGGCGCGAAACGAACATTAAAGAAATCAAGACAAGCCCTTCAACAGCACGATCACGAATTAAATCACACCTTTTCTCTTGATTCCAGTAAGCTAATGGCGCTACTCAATGAAATCAAGGGTAATCTTGAAGAACAAAAGGACTATCAAAGCGTCCAGTTACCGATTGTGGACCCTACTTTACTGACACTCGTGACCGATGAATGCACCAAGCTCGGAGCTACATTTGGAGCAGTGAGCGACTTCACAGATCGTCTCATTATTGATCGACACAGAGAACGAGACCGGTCTGAGGTCATCGAAGAGCGCGAACGACAACTCAACTTGCGTAAAGGCCTTCGCCAATCATAA
- a CDS encoding GNAT family N-acetyltransferase — MLIRYKKSFEKIAMGLLSFMPEEKKEVKKLQQTIKEYEENEQWQLYLWKEEDILGAIGIEYRNDGEVVIQHVSVNPSHRHQGIGQRMVKALKELLGDQYTFCSNSYTETFIEHCE, encoded by the coding sequence ATGTTAATACGTTACAAGAAAAGTTTTGAAAAGATTGCGATGGGATTGCTGTCCTTCATGCCTGAAGAAAAAAAGGAAGTTAAGAAGCTTCAGCAAACCATTAAAGAGTATGAAGAAAATGAACAATGGCAGTTGTATCTTTGGAAGGAAGAAGATATCCTTGGAGCAATTGGCATTGAGTACCGGAATGATGGGGAAGTCGTTATTCAGCACGTTAGTGTGAACCCTTCACACCGTCATCAAGGTATTGGCCAACGTATGGTGAAGGCTTTGAAAGAGTTATTGGGAGACCAATATACGTTCTGTTCAAATTCTTACACAGAAACGTTTATTGAGCATTGTGAGTAA
- a CDS encoding site-2 protease family protein yields MTVFTFLIFLIVLVPAAYFIHELGHAVAALLCRYQDIVVSIGVGKRLVALRNERLGIHFYFVGFIGAHTSYQGESNHRYSRAFVAIGGPVFSAIAAYVSSKLGQHDLIRLWTYFHMWLAVTNLIPIQIRGKETDGYVFLKMFLKRGV; encoded by the coding sequence ATGACAGTCTTCACGTTCCTTATATTTCTCATTGTCCTCGTTCCAGCTGCTTATTTCATCCATGAACTTGGCCATGCGGTGGCAGCGCTTCTCTGTCGGTATCAGGACATTGTCGTTTCGATTGGTGTTGGGAAACGGTTGGTCGCTCTTCGCAATGAGAGACTAGGGATTCACTTCTACTTCGTCGGGTTTATCGGGGCTCATACTTCCTATCAAGGTGAGTCGAATCACCGTTACTCACGTGCATTTGTTGCCATCGGGGGTCCTGTCTTTAGCGCGATTGCCGCTTATGTGAGCAGTAAGCTTGGTCAACATGACCTAATCCGATTATGGACGTATTTTCACATGTGGCTAGCGGTTACAAACCTCATTCCCATTCAGATTCGCGGAAAGGAAACGGATGGATATGTGTTTCTCAAAATGTTTCTTAAGCGTGGAGTTTAA
- a CDS encoding peptidylprolyl isomerase produces MKQGTIHFENGEKIVFDLYEDAAPNTVANFEKLANSEFYNGLTFHRVIPGFVAQGGCPNGTGTGGAGYTIKCETDDNPHKHQTGTLSMAHAGRDTGSSQFFITHEPQPHLDGRHTVFGQVTEGMETVLRIQPGDVMKKVEVGEK; encoded by the coding sequence ATGAAACAAGGTACCATTCATTTCGAAAATGGAGAGAAAATCGTTTTCGACCTATACGAGGACGCTGCACCAAATACAGTTGCGAACTTTGAGAAGCTAGCAAACTCAGAATTCTATAACGGTCTAACTTTCCACCGTGTAATTCCAGGCTTTGTTGCACAAGGCGGTTGCCCAAATGGCACTGGTACAGGTGGAGCAGGATACACAATTAAATGTGAGACAGATGACAACCCACATAAACACCAGACGGGTACACTATCCATGGCTCATGCTGGACGTGACACAGGAAGCTCTCAGTTCTTCATCACGCATGAACCACAGCCTCACCTTGATGGTCGTCACACTGTGTTCGGTCAAGTGACAGAAGGCATGGAAACTGTACTACGTATTCAACCAGGCGATGTTATGAAGAAGGTAGAAGTAGGAGAGAAGTGA
- the lysA gene encoding diaminopimelate decarboxylase — translation MRRPTNERGHLTIGGIDATVLADTYGTPLYVYDVEKIRENARSFVRTFEALDVKAQVAYASKAFSSIAMLQVAKEEGLSLDVVSQGEMYTAIEADFPPEKMHLHGNNKSVEELEMAIDMGIGCIVVDNFYELDLLEALLKEKEKRIDVLLRVTPGIEAHTHDYILTGQEDSKFGFDLSNGQAEAALKQLLHHDQILLKGLHCHIGSQIFETDGFIMAVRKLFDALEGWRDEHGFIPEVMNLGGGFGIRYTSEDEPLPLNMYVNELVKEVKRQAYDRDFELPEIWIEPGRSIVGDAGVTLYSVGSIKRIPDVRTYIAVNGGMTDNLRPALYNAKYAAAVANRMNEPLCETVSIAGKCCESGDMLIWDLEVPEIQSGDLLATFSTGAYGYSMANHYNRFPKAAVVFVENGEHQLVIQRESYQDTTRFDLPYTRG, via the coding sequence GTGCGTAGACCAACGAACGAACGAGGACATTTGACGATTGGTGGAATCGATGCCACGGTTCTTGCTGATACATATGGAACACCATTGTACGTCTATGACGTAGAAAAGATTAGGGAAAACGCGAGAAGTTTCGTCCGAACATTTGAAGCATTGGACGTAAAGGCACAAGTGGCTTATGCAAGTAAGGCATTCTCATCAATTGCTATGCTTCAAGTGGCGAAAGAGGAAGGGTTAAGCCTTGATGTTGTTTCTCAAGGAGAGATGTATACAGCTATCGAAGCGGACTTCCCTCCAGAGAAAATGCATTTACATGGCAACAATAAGAGCGTGGAAGAACTGGAAATGGCCATTGATATGGGGATTGGTTGTATTGTTGTCGACAATTTCTATGAGTTGGACCTCTTAGAAGCACTTCTAAAAGAAAAAGAGAAAAGAATTGACGTGTTACTACGTGTGACACCAGGTATTGAAGCCCACACACACGACTACATCTTGACGGGTCAAGAAGACTCTAAGTTCGGATTCGATTTATCAAATGGGCAAGCAGAGGCGGCGCTGAAGCAACTCCTCCATCATGACCAAATTCTGTTGAAGGGTCTTCACTGTCATATTGGTTCACAGATCTTTGAAACAGATGGGTTTATTATGGCGGTACGTAAGCTCTTTGATGCCCTAGAAGGCTGGCGTGACGAGCATGGTTTCATCCCAGAAGTAATGAATCTAGGCGGAGGTTTCGGAATTCGTTACACCTCTGAAGATGAACCATTGCCACTCAATATGTACGTGAATGAGCTTGTGAAAGAAGTGAAACGCCAAGCATACGACCGGGATTTTGAACTGCCTGAGATTTGGATTGAACCTGGTCGCTCGATTGTCGGGGATGCAGGAGTGACGCTTTATTCAGTTGGCTCGATTAAACGTATCCCGGACGTACGAACGTATATTGCTGTAAATGGGGGTATGACGGATAATTTACGTCCTGCCCTTTACAACGCAAAGTATGCTGCAGCCGTTGCGAATCGGATGAATGAGCCTCTTTGTGAAACAGTCTCGATTGCAGGGAAGTGCTGTGAGTCCGGAGATATGTTAATATGGGATTTGGAGGTTCCTGAAATTCAAAGTGGGGACTTGTTGGCGACGTTCAGTACTGGCGCTTATGGGTATTCCATGGCGAACCATTACAACCGCTTCCCGAAAGCAGCCGTTGTCTTTGTTGAGAACGGTGAACATCAACTTGTTATCCAACGCGAGAGTTATCAGGACACTACCCGTTTCGATCTCCCTTATACTAGGGGCTAA
- a CDS encoding spore germination protein yields the protein MGQQVQETPIPSKLKDVEAYMKEHVGVGESFDLGFRQLTIFKRKIDIFYLTGMCDTQYIIEILEMLVSINDVERHSQSKLFEIVENRLVHQQVSKGKTMNEVVTQLLSGLIVVFMEDESEAFIVDVRSYPGRTPQEPDTEKVVRGSRDGYTENIIENTSLTRRRVRDERLRHEIFQVGTRSKTDICISYIKDVADPGLVKLIKKELKNINIDGLSMADKSVEEFLVSQGKNPFPLVRYTERPDVASAHLFEGHVLIMVDTSPSMIITPTTYFHHVQHAEEYRQSPIVGSFVRWVRYLGIFLSVFLLPFWLVMVMDPTLLPQQLQFIGPQDDSNIPVFLQLLIADIGIEFLRIAAIHTPTPLSTAMGLIAAVLIGQIAIDVGLFIPEVILYVSVAAIGSFSTPSYELSVANKISRVVLLIITAIFGVKGLVIGFTLYILLLTSTRSLNTPYFWPLIPFNPQAMAQILLRVAVPLAKNRPSIVHPQNNHNQPKSND from the coding sequence ATGGGGCAGCAAGTACAGGAAACGCCGATTCCATCCAAACTTAAAGACGTCGAAGCGTACATGAAAGAGCATGTTGGTGTAGGGGAATCGTTCGATTTAGGCTTTCGTCAGCTCACCATCTTCAAACGAAAAATTGATATTTTCTATCTAACGGGGATGTGTGACACTCAATACATTATCGAGATTCTTGAGATGCTCGTATCGATTAACGATGTTGAACGTCATAGCCAAAGCAAGTTGTTTGAAATTGTAGAGAATCGCCTCGTTCATCAGCAAGTTTCAAAAGGAAAGACGATGAATGAAGTTGTTACTCAATTATTATCTGGTCTTATCGTTGTGTTTATGGAAGATGAATCAGAAGCGTTTATTGTGGATGTAAGAAGTTATCCGGGTCGAACCCCTCAAGAGCCTGACACAGAGAAAGTGGTCCGCGGCTCCCGTGATGGGTATACAGAGAACATTATTGAAAATACATCCTTAACTAGAAGACGTGTCCGCGATGAGCGGTTGCGTCATGAAATCTTTCAAGTCGGAACCCGTTCTAAAACGGATATCTGTATTTCTTACATTAAAGATGTCGCAGACCCTGGACTTGTGAAGCTAATTAAGAAGGAACTGAAGAATATCAACATTGATGGATTGTCCATGGCGGATAAAAGTGTGGAAGAGTTTCTCGTTAGCCAAGGAAAGAACCCATTCCCGCTTGTCCGTTATACAGAGCGACCAGACGTCGCGTCTGCCCATCTATTTGAAGGGCACGTTCTCATTATGGTCGATACTTCACCTAGTATGATTATTACGCCGACTACTTATTTTCATCATGTTCAGCACGCCGAAGAGTATCGACAGTCTCCGATAGTTGGATCATTTGTTAGATGGGTGCGCTATCTTGGGATTTTTCTTTCGGTCTTCTTACTTCCATTCTGGCTTGTTATGGTGATGGATCCGACCTTGTTGCCACAGCAACTCCAGTTTATTGGACCGCAGGATGATAGCAATATTCCAGTCTTTCTTCAATTGCTAATTGCTGATATTGGAATTGAGTTCTTAAGGATTGCAGCCATTCACACGCCAACACCGCTCTCAACGGCGATGGGTCTGATTGCAGCTGTGTTAATCGGACAAATCGCCATTGATGTGGGGTTGTTTATCCCTGAGGTTATTCTGTACGTATCAGTTGCGGCAATTGGCTCTTTCTCGACACCTAGTTATGAGCTGAGTGTGGCGAACAAAATTAGCCGTGTTGTCCTTCTCATTATAACGGCAATCTTTGGTGTGAAGGGATTAGTCATCGGGTTTACGCTCTATATCTTATTGCTCACGTCAACTCGATCATTAAATACGCCATACTTCTGGCCGCTCATTCCATTCAACCCACAAGCGATGGCGCAAATCTTGTTACGTGTTGCAGTGCCGCTTGCCAAGAATCGTCCGAGTATTGTGCATCCTCAAAATAATCACAATCAACCGAAATCGAATGATTGA